A portion of the Deltaproteobacteria bacterium genome contains these proteins:
- a CDS encoding DUF4340 domain-containing protein, producing the protein MKLKMEHVILAAVIIGLSAYLVLHRADRTHYRLPQLPEIKRQDISKLEITHGGNALVVEKKAGAWQIVPEGYAADGKRIGNMVDAVADLAVTALVSESRQYERYGLDDEERITVKAWTGSHLGREFDVGKEVPTRNHAFIRLAGDDRVFHGTGILRSQFDVTLDDVRDKTVLSFRAGDIETVTITRKTGTTVLHRVNSEEPVEKTDETKEDTTPGPGKTGWQDAAGNTVDERIVKRLLSTLSSLTCESFRDETGGTDRHEPLMTITLKGPQNEELTVYAKETDEADRYPARSSRRACPFYLHDYRYDSLASLADELTREP; encoded by the coding sequence ATGAAACTGAAAATGGAACATGTCATACTCGCCGCCGTCATCATCGGCCTCAGTGCCTACCTTGTCCTTCATCGGGCCGACCGGACCCACTACCGGCTCCCGCAGCTTCCCGAGATCAAGCGGCAGGACATATCAAAACTGGAAATAACACACGGGGGGAACGCTCTCGTCGTGGAAAAGAAAGCCGGCGCCTGGCAGATCGTCCCCGAGGGATACGCCGCGGACGGGAAAAGGATCGGGAACATGGTCGACGCCGTGGCGGACCTCGCCGTGACGGCCCTGGTATCGGAATCGAGGCAATATGAACGGTACGGTCTCGACGACGAGGAGCGGATCACCGTCAAAGCCTGGACGGGAAGCCACCTGGGCCGCGAGTTCGACGTGGGGAAGGAGGTGCCTACCAGAAACCACGCCTTCATACGGCTTGCCGGCGACGACAGGGTATTCCACGGCACGGGTATTCTCCGGTCACAGTTCGATGTGACCCTCGATGACGTCCGGGACAAAACCGTGCTTTCCTTCAGGGCCGGCGACATCGAAACGGTGACCATAACCCGGAAGACGGGAACCACCGTCCTTCATCGTGTGAACAGCGAGGAACCTGTTGAAAAAACAGACGAAACAAAAGAGGACACAACGCCGGGCCCCGGAAAGACGGGATGGCAGGACGCCGCGGGCAACACCGTCGACGAGAGGATCGTCAAGCGACTCCTCTCCACCCTCTCATCGCTCACCTGCGAATCCTTCAGGGATGAGACCGGCGGCACGGACCGCCATGAGCCCCTCATGACGATCACTCTGAAGGGTCCTCAGAATGAAGAGCTGACCGTATACGCAAAGGAAACGGACGAGGCCGACCGCTACCCCGCCCGTTCATCCCGAAGGGCCTGTCCATTTTACCTGCATGACTACCGCTACGACTCCCTGGCATCATTGGCCGACGAACTGACCAGAGAGCCGTAA
- a CDS encoding ATP-binding cassette domain-containing protein produces the protein MIHVEGLTKYYGGFCAVDGIDFDIKSGEIVGLLGPNGAGKTTTLRMLTGYLSPTAGTIRIGDHSIEEAPLKIKGMMGYLPESAPLYHDMLVHDYLDYISRIRGIEERDERIRSVADLCGLREIMHKPIGELSRGLKQRVGLAHAMMSDPEILILDEPTSGLDPNQIVEIREIIRRIGTEKTVIISTHILSEAEATCDRIIIIHRGRIVADDGTERLKLSAGGQAYITLTLEGADPASVTEKLAPLPGVRAVEGTSGEHEAPLHVRVICEPTSDMRREVYRAVRETSWDLLEFRGETRTLESIFRELTKEN, from the coding sequence ATGATTCACGTAGAGGGTCTGACAAAATATTACGGCGGCTTCTGCGCCGTCGACGGCATCGATTTTGACATCAAAAGCGGTGAGATCGTGGGGCTCCTCGGGCCGAACGGCGCTGGAAAGACAACCACCCTCAGGATGCTGACGGGATATCTCTCGCCGACGGCGGGAACGATCAGGATCGGCGATCATTCTATCGAGGAGGCCCCTCTGAAGATCAAGGGCATGATGGGGTATCTGCCGGAATCGGCGCCACTCTATCACGATATGCTCGTCCATGATTATCTTGACTACATCTCCCGGATACGGGGCATCGAGGAGCGGGACGAACGGATCAGGTCCGTCGCCGATCTCTGCGGCCTGAGGGAGATCATGCACAAACCCATCGGCGAGCTCTCCCGGGGCCTCAAACAGCGGGTCGGGCTCGCCCATGCCATGATGAGCGACCCCGAGATACTGATACTCGATGAGCCCACGTCGGGCCTCGACCCGAACCAGATCGTGGAGATCAGGGAAATCATCCGCCGTATCGGAACGGAAAAGACCGTTATCATTTCGACGCACATCCTGAGCGAGGCGGAGGCGACCTGCGACCGGATCATCATCATCCACCGGGGCAGGATCGTCGCGGACGACGGCACGGAACGGCTCAAACTTTCGGCGGGAGGACAGGCGTATATCACCTTGACCCTTGAAGGGGCCGACCCGGCCTCCGTAACGGAAAAACTGGCACCCCTGCCGGGTGTCCGTGCGGTCGAAGGGACCAGCGGGGAGCACGAGGCCCCCCTGCATGTCCGGGTCATCTGCGAACCGACATCCGATATGCGCCGGGAGGTCTACCGGGCCGTCCGGGAAACCAGCTGGGACCTTCTCGAATTCCGCGGTGAAACACGAACCCTGGAATCAATATTCCGCGAACTGACCAAGGAGAACTGA
- a CDS encoding TetR/AcrR family transcriptional regulator, translated as MKLREQQRETRKNLIIDAAEMVFMKKPFNEVSVRKIAREAGIAPTAIYRYFPDKQSLFCAAYERDAQRLLKVVAETIGDGGELKIEELSMKYIEFFRKYSQSFKILANFTVDETISEDCTRMLNLATRPIIDQVERYFRRFQPEIEARVLARSYFAAINGALISYWKYPGKTDEQIWEHMRTIATAVSKIFTSYLETHAANDTAG; from the coding sequence ATGAAATTACGTGAACAGCAGAGAGAGACGAGAAAAAATCTGATCATTGATGCGGCGGAAATGGTCTTCATGAAGAAGCCCTTCAATGAGGTGAGCGTCCGCAAGATCGCCCGGGAGGCAGGGATAGCGCCGACAGCCATCTACCGGTATTTCCCCGACAAGCAGAGCCTTTTCTGCGCTGCCTATGAGCGGGACGCCCAGAGACTGCTCAAGGTGGTGGCAGAGACGATCGGTGACGGCGGTGAATTGAAGATAGAAGAACTGTCGATGAAATATATTGAATTTTTCAGGAAATACAGCCAATCCTTCAAGATCCTGGCGAATTTCACTGTCGACGAGACCATCAGCGAAGATTGCACCAGGATGCTCAATCTGGCGACCCGCCCGATCATCGATCAGGTAGAACGCTACTTCAGAAGATTTCAGCCTGAAATAGAGGCGCGGGTCCTGGCCCGCTCCTATTTCGCCGCCATCAACGGTGCGCTCATCTCGTACTGGAAGTATCCCGGGAAAACGGACGAGCAGATCTGGGAACACATGAGAACGATCGCCACCGCCGTTTCGAAGATCTTCACCAGTTACCTGGAGACCCATGCGGCAAATGACACGGCCGGGTAG
- a CDS encoding Gldg family protein: MKKMYGAYIKFIVYAIAVVLINLAGMNLFFRADLTANKIYSLSKASKEAVATLSEPLTVNVFFTRDLPAPYNTIERYLHDLLEEYAIASNRYFNYRFYDVSPEESAIGNDAGGNRELARSYGIRPVQIQHIEQDEVKFKNAYMGLVIIHGDLIERIPTITSTDGLEYALTTAMEKLNNKISALLNLEGTIDVTLYLSSSLEPIAPRMGLDELPNLPETIETIVQDLNRKNYDRLRFRTFDPGKDAGAARDVEIQDIMTLGWPSIPEAGIEEGTGSIGLVMSYGGKSIETPLLNVVKIPIFGTQYSLAGAEELEDTIDHNIESLIGINENLGYLADHGTPVMSEMPPIPGMEQPGTRRLSNFSSLAGRTYSIEEVTIGDDPIPDTFNCLIIAGPRETFTDYELYRLDQYLMRGKTLAVFADAFEEQLPDRRNYGFGQQPTYVPLDTGLEKLLAHYGVTVERSYVMDENCFRQRLPRQFGGGERPLYFAPIILDANINHDLPVLETLKGFVVLKISPLTVSADKKRIQVTEIFTSSDRSWEMKDAISLNPLFIEPPPESEDERGRRSLGYLLEGTFTSYFKGKPIPERATSETGDGGAEGAEANKAGAIDPSRITGEGTFVEEGKEAKILVIASSELLTDNMIDEAGLSTNAMLVMNLIDYLNGRSDIAVMRSKEQKFNPLHETDAIVKTAVKTLNIAGLPVLVVLFGLIVWWHRAARKKHIQYLFEK; the protein is encoded by the coding sequence ATGAAAAAAATGTACGGTGCTTATATAAAATTTATCGTTTATGCCATCGCGGTCGTGCTGATCAACCTGGCGGGGATGAATCTTTTCTTCAGGGCGGACCTCACGGCGAACAAGATATATTCCCTCTCAAAGGCCAGCAAGGAGGCAGTCGCCACCCTCTCGGAACCGCTCACGGTCAATGTTTTCTTTACCCGTGATCTTCCGGCCCCATACAACACCATCGAACGGTACCTTCATGACCTTCTCGAGGAATATGCCATCGCATCAAACCGTTATTTCAATTATCGTTTTTACGATGTCAGCCCCGAAGAGAGCGCCATCGGGAACGACGCCGGCGGCAACCGTGAGCTGGCCCGGAGTTACGGTATCCGGCCCGTTCAGATCCAGCATATCGAACAGGACGAGGTCAAATTCAAGAACGCCTATATGGGACTCGTCATCATTCACGGCGACCTGATCGAGCGGATACCGACCATCACTTCCACGGACGGCCTGGAATACGCCCTGACGACGGCGATGGAAAAACTGAACAACAAGATCAGCGCCCTTCTGAATCTCGAGGGGACTATTGACGTAACGCTCTATCTCTCGTCATCCCTCGAACCGATCGCCCCCCGGATGGGACTGGACGAACTGCCGAACCTTCCCGAGACCATCGAAACCATTGTTCAGGACCTGAACAGGAAGAACTATGACCGCCTCCGGTTCAGGACCTTTGACCCCGGAAAGGATGCCGGGGCGGCACGGGATGTGGAGATACAGGATATCATGACGCTCGGCTGGCCCTCGATCCCCGAAGCCGGCATTGAAGAAGGCACGGGGAGCATCGGACTTGTCATGTCCTACGGCGGGAAAAGCATTGAAACACCTCTTTTGAACGTGGTGAAGATCCCCATCTTCGGCACTCAGTACAGCCTGGCCGGTGCCGAGGAACTCGAGGATACCATCGACCACAACATCGAATCACTGATCGGCATCAATGAAAACCTGGGGTACCTCGCGGACCACGGAACACCCGTCATGTCCGAGATGCCGCCGATCCCCGGCATGGAGCAGCCCGGGACCCGCAGGCTCTCGAACTTTTCCTCACTGGCCGGCAGGACCTATTCGATCGAGGAGGTGACCATCGGCGACGATCCCATTCCGGACACCTTCAACTGCCTCATCATCGCCGGTCCCCGTGAGACATTCACCGATTACGAGCTCTACCGGCTCGATCAGTACCTCATGCGGGGAAAGACACTTGCCGTTTTTGCCGATGCCTTTGAGGAGCAGCTGCCGGACCGGCGGAACTATGGTTTCGGCCAGCAGCCGACATATGTTCCCCTCGACACGGGACTTGAAAAACTCCTTGCCCACTATGGCGTCACCGTGGAAAGGTCCTACGTCATGGATGAAAACTGCTTCCGCCAGCGGCTCCCCCGGCAGTTCGGCGGCGGCGAGCGTCCCCTCTACTTCGCTCCGATCATCCTCGACGCCAACATCAATCACGACCTCCCCGTACTGGAAACGCTCAAGGGATTCGTGGTGCTGAAGATATCACCCCTCACGGTATCGGCCGACAAAAAAAGGATACAAGTCACGGAAATCTTCACTTCATCGGACAGATCCTGGGAAATGAAGGATGCCATTTCGCTCAACCCCCTGTTCATAGAACCGCCGCCTGAATCGGAAGACGAACGGGGACGCCGTTCCCTCGGATACCTCCTTGAAGGAACCTTTACCAGTTATTTCAAGGGGAAACCTATTCCCGAGAGAGCGACATCGGAAACCGGTGACGGGGGCGCTGAAGGCGCCGAAGCAAATAAAGCCGGGGCGATCGACCCATCGCGGATAACCGGCGAGGGGACGTTCGTCGAAGAGGGGAAAGAGGCAAAAATCCTTGTTATCGCCTCATCGGAGCTGCTCACCGACAACATGATCGATGAAGCGGGCCTTTCCACCAACGCCATGCTCGTGATGAACCTGATCGATTACCTGAACGGCCGGAGTGACATCGCCGTCATGCGGAGCAAGGAACAGAAGTTCAACCCGCTCCACGAAACTGATGCAATCGTCAAGACCGCCGTCAAAACACTGAACATCGCGGGTCTCCCCGTACTGGTGGTGCTCTTCGGGCTTATCGTCTGGTGGCACCGTGCCGCGCGGAAAAAACATATACAGTACCTGTTCGAGAAGTAG
- a CDS encoding ABC transporter permease subunit — translation MKAIHIFRKELRHYFVSPIAYIVISVYLLVTGWFFFTPFFIFDQASLRDFFELLPVIFSFIIPAVTMRLFSEELSVGSYELLLTMPVTRNDIILGKFLAGTSFAAVMLIPTLAYPLTISFLGQLDWGPVAGGYFGALLLAAAFTAVGIFASSLTRNQIIAFIVAVIICFALTVIDRMLFFFPPPVLDILTYLGAGEHFSNISKGVVDSRDIIYFLSVCFLGLYGTSLAIRRRT, via the coding sequence ATGAAAGCGATCCACATATTCCGCAAGGAACTGCGGCACTATTTTGTCTCCCCCATCGCCTATATCGTCATTTCCGTGTACCTCCTCGTCACGGGGTGGTTCTTCTTCACACCGTTTTTCATATTCGACCAGGCAAGCCTGCGGGACTTCTTCGAGCTCCTTCCCGTTATCTTTTCCTTTATCATTCCCGCCGTTACCATGCGGCTCTTTTCAGAAGAACTGAGCGTCGGGTCCTATGAGCTCCTGCTTACCATGCCCGTTACCCGGAACGACATCATCCTCGGAAAATTCCTGGCCGGCACTTCCTTCGCCGCCGTCATGCTCATTCCGACCCTGGCTTACCCGCTGACCATATCATTCCTGGGCCAGCTCGACTGGGGACCGGTGGCGGGCGGCTACTTCGGCGCCCTGCTCCTGGCGGCGGCATTCACGGCCGTCGGCATTTTCGCTTCGTCGCTGACACGAAACCAGATCATCGCCTTCATCGTCGCCGTCATCATCTGCTTCGCCCTGACCGTCATCGACAGGATGCTCTTTTTCTTCCCGCCGCCGGTCCTTGATATCCTGACCTATCTCGGAGCCGGCGAACATTTCAGCAACATCTCGAAAGGTGTCGTCGACTCGCGGGACATTATCTATTTCCTGAGCGTCTGTTTTCTCGGTCTCTATGGAACATCCCTTGCCATCCGCCGGCGAACCTGA
- the msrB gene encoding peptide-methionine (R)-S-oxide reductase MsrB: MKIEITSLLIWLAGLGLVLSFLTGLPGIGKKHGGMLSTAAHAGGTYEPATFAGGCFWCMEPPFEKLNGVIDVVAGYTGGHVKDPTYEEVSRGTTGHAEAIRITYDPEKISYDELLSVFWKQIDPTDSGGQFVDRGGQYRTAIFYHSEEQKERAEASRAALEQSGAFAGPIVTEITPAGAFYPAEKYHQDYHRKNAVRYNLYRSHSGRDRFLESVRLDERAFTNAERSQGEMSRQQLKEKLTPLQYHVTQENGTERAFANAYWNNKEEGIYVDIVSGEPLFSSTDKFDSGTGWPSFTKLIAEDGVTERKDRSLFMTRTEVRSAGADSHLGHVFDDGPAPTGRRYCINSAALRFIPRKDMEKEGYGEYLKLFED; this comes from the coding sequence ATGAAAATAGAGATCACATCTCTTCTCATATGGCTGGCCGGCCTCGGTCTCGTTCTCTCGTTTCTCACCGGCCTGCCGGGTATAGGGAAAAAGCACGGCGGCATGCTGAGCACCGCCGCCCATGCGGGCGGAACTTACGAACCGGCGACCTTCGCGGGCGGTTGTTTCTGGTGCATGGAACCGCCTTTCGAAAAACTCAACGGCGTCATCGACGTCGTCGCCGGGTATACGGGAGGCCATGTCAAGGATCCCACCTACGAGGAAGTATCGCGCGGGACCACGGGCCACGCCGAGGCGATCCGGATAACCTACGATCCCGAAAAGATATCTTACGATGAGCTTCTTTCCGTCTTCTGGAAACAGATCGACCCCACCGACAGCGGCGGGCAGTTCGTGGACCGGGGTGGTCAGTACCGGACGGCCATCTTCTATCACAGTGAGGAACAGAAGGAACGTGCCGAAGCATCACGGGCGGCCCTTGAACAATCAGGCGCGTTCGCGGGGCCGATCGTGACGGAGATCACGCCGGCCGGGGCGTTCTATCCCGCCGAGAAGTACCACCAGGATTACCACCGCAAGAACGCGGTCCGTTACAATTTGTACCGGTCGCATTCCGGCCGGGACCGGTTTCTTGAGTCCGTCCGGCTCGACGAGCGGGCCTTCACCAACGCAGAACGGTCACAGGGCGAAATGAGCAGGCAGCAACTCAAGGAAAAGCTCACCCCCCTTCAGTATCATGTCACCCAGGAAAACGGGACCGAACGGGCCTTTGCCAACGCATACTGGAACAACAAAGAGGAAGGGATCTACGTCGATATCGTCTCGGGTGAGCCGCTCTTCAGCTCGACAGACAAGTTCGATTCCGGCACGGGGTGGCCGAGCTTTACAAAACTGATCGCAGAGGACGGCGTAACGGAAAGGAAGGACCGCAGCCTCTTCATGACCCGCACGGAGGTGAGGAGCGCCGGGGCCGACTCGCACCTGGGCCATGTCTTCGATGACGGCCCCGCGCCGACGGGACGGCGCTACTGCATAAACTCCGCGGCCCTGCGGTTCATCCCCCGGAAGGACATGGAAAAGGAAGGCTACGGAGAATACCTGAAACTCTTTGAGGACTGA